Proteins from one Longimicrobium sp. genomic window:
- a CDS encoding nitronate monooxygenase produces MTAAFTHPLIIQGGMGVGISNWVLAKAVSMRGQLGVVSGTCIDTVLVRRLQDGDAGGHMRRAMADFPLPEVVEDVLDRYFRPEGRAPGEPYRAIPMYRQVMTKVREQLTMLASFVEVWLAKEGHDGLVGVNLLTKVQMPNLATLYGAMLAKVDYVLMGAGIPKEIPGVLDRFAAHEPAQIKFEVEGLGRDETEYLTFDPRAHFAEAQDAPRPFFLPIIASNSLATMLARKATGRVDGFVIEAPTAGGHNAPPRGDLVLNERGEPVYGERDLVDLEKMKEHGLPFWLAGGSGSPEKLQEALEAGAAGIQVGTLFAYSDESGLAPSLKRDVIRQAQDDSIDVLTDGRASPTGFPFKVVQLEGTVSQLPVYQQRERVCDLGYLRTAFKRADGRIDYRCPAEPVDTYVKKGGDAADTVGRKCLCNALFATLGMAQARDGGVEEPPLITSGDELKNIRRFIGSDRSGYTAGEVIDYLLTGLRRLVSRDPVEAAEAPARA; encoded by the coding sequence ATGACTGCTGCGTTCACGCATCCGCTCATCATCCAGGGCGGCATGGGGGTCGGGATCTCGAACTGGGTGCTCGCCAAGGCGGTCTCCATGCGGGGGCAGCTGGGCGTGGTGTCCGGGACGTGCATCGACACGGTCCTGGTGCGGCGGCTGCAGGACGGCGACGCGGGCGGGCACATGCGGCGCGCCATGGCCGACTTCCCGCTGCCGGAGGTGGTGGAGGACGTGCTCGACCGGTACTTCCGCCCGGAGGGGCGCGCGCCGGGCGAGCCGTACCGGGCCATCCCCATGTACCGGCAGGTGATGACCAAGGTGCGCGAGCAGCTCACCATGCTCGCCTCGTTCGTGGAGGTGTGGCTGGCCAAGGAGGGGCACGACGGCCTGGTGGGGGTGAACCTGCTCACCAAGGTGCAGATGCCCAACCTGGCCACCCTGTACGGAGCCATGCTGGCCAAGGTCGACTACGTGCTGATGGGCGCCGGAATCCCCAAGGAGATCCCCGGCGTGCTGGACCGCTTCGCGGCGCACGAGCCGGCGCAGATCAAGTTCGAGGTGGAGGGGCTGGGGCGCGACGAGACCGAGTACCTCACCTTCGACCCGCGCGCTCACTTCGCCGAGGCGCAGGACGCGCCGCGGCCGTTCTTCCTTCCCATCATCGCCTCCAACTCGCTGGCCACCATGCTGGCGCGCAAGGCCACGGGCCGGGTGGACGGCTTCGTCATCGAGGCGCCCACGGCGGGCGGCCACAACGCCCCGCCGCGCGGCGACCTGGTGCTCAACGAGCGCGGCGAGCCGGTGTACGGCGAGCGCGACCTGGTGGACCTGGAGAAGATGAAGGAGCACGGGCTCCCCTTCTGGCTGGCCGGCGGCTCGGGGAGCCCCGAGAAGCTGCAGGAGGCGCTGGAGGCCGGCGCCGCGGGGATCCAGGTGGGCACCCTCTTCGCCTACTCCGACGAGTCGGGGCTGGCGCCCAGCCTCAAGCGCGACGTGATCCGCCAGGCGCAGGACGACTCGATCGACGTCCTCACCGACGGCCGCGCCAGTCCCACGGGCTTCCCCTTCAAGGTGGTGCAGCTCGAGGGCACCGTCTCGCAGCTTCCCGTCTACCAGCAGCGCGAGCGCGTGTGCGACCTGGGGTACCTGCGCACCGCCTTCAAGCGCGCCGACGGGCGCATCGACTACCGCTGCCCCGCCGAGCCGGTGGACACCTACGTGAAGAAGGGCGGCGACGCGGCCGACACGGTGGGGCGCAAGTGCCTGTGCAACGCGCTCTTCGCCACGCTGGGGATGGCCCAGGCGCGCGACGGCGGCGTCGAGGAGCCCCCGCTCATCACCAGCGGCGACGAGCTGAAGAACATCCGCCGCTTCATCGGCTCCGACCGTTCGGGCTACACCGCGGGCGAGGTGATCGACTACCTCCTCACCGGGCTGCGCCGCCTGGTGAGCCGCGACCCCGTCGAAGCGGCGGAGGCCCCCGCCCGGGCCTGA
- a CDS encoding cytochrome c biogenesis protein CcdA, which translates to MEGQSLGLFVAFSAGLLSFLSPCVLPLVPSYATFITGMSLDELQGAETARTRRTVLLHGVLFVLGFTFVFLALGASASFLGALMNYASRWVERVGGVLLILFGLYLLGALRLPGAGREWRMHLAEKPVGYLGTVLVGITFGAGWTPCIGPVLGGILTLAATRDSMAQGIGLLAVYSAGLAVPFLLSTLLIERFLTGFRRIRRWLPWINRISGALLIALGLLMLTGSFSALSGVMARWTPAWLSERL; encoded by the coding sequence ATGGAAGGCCAGTCGCTGGGGCTGTTCGTCGCCTTTTCCGCGGGGCTGCTCAGCTTCCTCTCGCCCTGCGTGCTCCCGCTGGTGCCGAGCTACGCCACGTTCATCACCGGGATGAGCCTGGACGAGCTGCAGGGCGCCGAGACCGCGCGCACCCGCCGCACCGTGCTCCTGCACGGCGTGCTCTTCGTGCTGGGCTTCACCTTCGTGTTCCTGGCGCTGGGCGCCAGCGCCAGCTTCCTGGGCGCGCTGATGAACTACGCCAGCCGCTGGGTGGAGCGCGTGGGCGGCGTGCTGCTCATCCTCTTCGGGCTCTACCTGCTGGGCGCGCTGCGGCTGCCCGGCGCGGGGCGCGAGTGGCGGATGCACCTGGCCGAGAAGCCGGTGGGCTACCTGGGCACCGTGCTGGTGGGGATCACCTTCGGCGCGGGGTGGACGCCGTGCATCGGGCCCGTGCTGGGCGGCATCCTCACCCTGGCCGCCACGCGCGACAGCATGGCGCAGGGGATCGGGCTCCTGGCCGTGTACTCGGCCGGCCTGGCGGTGCCGTTCCTCCTCTCCACGCTCCTGATCGAGCGCTTCCTCACCGGCTTCCGGCGGATCCGGCGCTGGCTGCCGTGGATCAACCGCATCAGCGGCGCCCTGCTGATCGCGCTGGGGCTCCTGATGCTCACCGGCTCGTTCTCGGCGCTCTCGGGGGTGATGGCGCGCTGGACGCCCGCCTGGCTCTCGGAGCGGCTCTGA
- a CDS encoding response regulator transcription factor — MPQTIRILLVDDHAVLRAGLRALLEAEPGFLVVGEASTGEEGVMKAGQLRPHVVLMDLSMPGMGGLEAVRQISALGQDIRTLVLTMHGEEEHLLPVLEAGGSGYVNKKSADEELIEAIKTVASGDVFLYPSGAKLLLRGLKQKAEPGGEDPLERLTDREREVLAFTVEGFSSSEIGKKLFISPKTVDTYRARIMEKLDLHHRSELVRFALRTGLLKAE, encoded by the coding sequence ATGCCCCAGACGATCCGCATCCTGCTGGTGGACGACCACGCCGTGCTGCGCGCGGGGCTGCGCGCGCTGCTGGAGGCCGAGCCCGGCTTCCTGGTGGTCGGCGAGGCGTCCACGGGCGAGGAGGGGGTGATGAAGGCCGGGCAGCTGCGCCCGCACGTGGTGCTGATGGACCTGTCGATGCCGGGGATGGGCGGGCTGGAGGCGGTCAGGCAGATCTCGGCGCTCGGGCAGGACATCCGCACCCTGGTGCTCACCATGCACGGCGAGGAGGAGCACCTGCTCCCGGTGCTGGAGGCGGGCGGCTCGGGGTACGTCAACAAGAAGAGCGCCGACGAGGAGCTGATCGAGGCGATCAAGACGGTGGCCTCGGGCGACGTCTTCCTCTACCCGAGCGGCGCCAAGCTGCTGCTGCGCGGCCTCAAGCAGAAGGCCGAGCCGGGCGGGGAGGACCCGCTGGAGAGGCTCACCGACCGCGAGCGCGAGGTGCTGGCCTTCACGGTGGAGGGGTTCAGCTCCAGCGAGATCGGGAAGAAGCTGTTCATCAGCCCCAAGACGGTGGACACCTACCGCGCGCGGATCATGGAGAAGCTCGACCTCCACCACCGCAGCGAGCTGGTGCGCTTCGCGCTGAGGACGGGGCTGCTGAAGGCGGAATGA